The Silvibacterium dinghuense DNA window GTCATATTCGCTGCGCTCGGCCTCCAGCCGCCGCGCCAGCTCCAGCTGGATGCGGTCGACTCCCCAGCCGTGAAAATTCTCGTTCAGGTAGCGCGCGGAGAACTCAAGCTCCGCCAGCGAGAGATCGCGATCGAGGGAAAGCACCCGATCCTGCACCGTGCCTTCCATGGTGACGACAACTGCCAGCACGCGCCCTGCGCCCAGCCGCGAAAAGTGAATATGCTCCAGCGTCTGCGTCTCGGCGGCCGTCGAAATGGCGACGCCCACACCGCTCGAGATGAGCGCCAACATGTGGGAAGTGCGCTCCAGGAACTGCTGGCTCGTATTCACCCCGGCAAAGGTGTCATGAATCTGCTCGATGCGCTCGGGCGCGAGCGGACCGAGCCGCGCGGGTGAGGCCAGCTGCTCGACGTAAAAACGGAAAGCCTGCGGCGTGGGGATGCGTCCGGCCGAGGTGTGCGGCTGATCGAGAAGCCCGGCCTCGTCGAGCGAAGCCATCAGGTTGCGGATGGTCGCCGCGCTCATGCCCTCTTTATTACCGAGCTGGCGCGCCACCGCGCCCGAGCCGACCGGCTGGCCCGTAGCGATATAGCTTTCAATGATCGACGTGAGAACCAGCCGCTCTCGCGAGCTGATGCGCAGATCCGACGGCATGGCGTCCCCCTCGCTCGCTCCGGCAGGAAAGGGGGTGAAGCTCCGGCCAAAGTGGCTACCGTCTTCTGGATAGACGGCTCCCTTTCTATTGTAGGAAGGCAAACAGGGCCGGTCAACGCGCTTATTCTGCCGCGCTCTGCGTGCAAACCCTATCTCGACGGAGCCGGCGGCAGGCGATAGATTTCGATCGCGCCCTCGCGCAGGATGGCGAACTCCAGCCCGTCGGCTGAGAGCGCGTAGTTGTGCCCGGCACTGACCTCCGGCGATGCCGTTTTCACCAGCTCAAGCTTCCCGGTCTGCGTGTCGAAGACGCCGACCGGCTGATCGAGGACATCGTCTTCACCGAAGGGATCGAGCGAGCCGATGGTGTGATTGATCTCGAGCGAGCCATAGGCAAAGCGCGTGCCGTTTTCGGCGAAGGCGAAGGTTGGCCAGATATAGCGCGACAGCCAGCGCTGCTGCCACAGGACACCACCCTGCGTCGAAAACACAGTGATCGAGTGGTCGCTCGTCCCCCCGGGGCAGCCCATCACCATGGCTGCGGTCTCGCTCAGCGTCTCCACCGTCGGCTCGCAGGCCGAGCGCAGCTCGCCCATCTTTACCTCGTCCCCACGAAACGGGGCGGCATGAACCAGCCAGTCATCCGGCGCCTTGCCTTCGGCGGTATTCACGATGCCTTCCGGCAGCATGGGAATACTGACCGGGGTCCGCGTTTCACTGCGCGCGATCATCTTGTTCTCCGGCAGCTTCACGAGCAGAATCTGTGTCCGCTTACGCTGCTGCCGCGTCCATTCCTCTTCGCCGGGATGCGGAGCGTCCGGACCAAGCGTAGGAGCTTGCGAGGGTTTCGCGGCATCCCCCTCCGGAACCTTCTGCGCAGCCTCCAGCGGCAGATACTTTACCGTCTCGATGGCCAGCAGCCGGTGCGTGGGAGAAACACTGACCGCTTCGATCTGCGTCTCGGGCTGCAGATAGGGCCGCAATCCCAGGCTGCTGTCCGTCTGGTAAAGCACGTTGCGCTGGCGCACCAGGAATCTCCCATTTCCGAGCGCCCACAGATAGGCTTCACGATCATGCATGCGCCAGGTCGTTTCCTTGACGACCTTTCCTGTGGCCGTTTCTAGCACCAGCGCATGGATCACCTGGTCCATGTCATCGTCCGGATCGTCCGGCACCCGCTGCAACAGGCCGCCCTTGCGAAAGGTAAAGAGCAGGTGATCCGCATCGATGAAGTCCAGCGTGACCGAAGAAAGCCGCGCCGTCAGGTAGAAGCGGCTGGGCGCGGCAAATCCCAGCGGCTCAACCGGGATGCGCATCGCAGGCACCATCTCCTGCGCAGCGCGCGATTTCATATCGCCCTTGTCGGATGCAGCGTGCAGTGCAGACGCAGAACCGAGCAGAGCGGAGAAAACCGCTGCGTGAGCCAGCCAGAGCAGGCGAAAAGACAGGCGGGCAGCCATGAACAGCATTCTCCCCGTAGCTGCCGCAGGAGGCAAATTGTTGTGCCCGTTCCCGGCGCGGATCACAACCCGGCTTGACTTTCCCTTGACTTGCTCACACCCGGTTGCTAGCTTCCAGCTTGTTGGCTCCCCGCTCTTCCTGAATGCCCGAGGTCTGCATGCATCTGTCCTTTCCTGCGCGGCTTGCCGCCGCTGCTCTCGCCTTTTCTTTTGTTCCTGCCCTGCACGCGCAGTCTTCTGAAACAAAGACGCTCAAGGCACTCGACCCAAAGCTGATGGACACCAGCGTCGACCCCTGCGTGAACTTTTACCAGTACTCCTGCGGAGGCTGGCTGAAGCAGAATCCGATCCCGTCTGACCGCTCCTCTTACGGACGCGACTCCGAGCTAATGGACCAGAACGAGCTGGTGCTCAAGGCCATTCTCGAGAAGGCCGCGGCGGACAGCGCCGGCCGCACCGCGAACGAACAGAAAATCGGCGACTACTATGCCACCTGCATGGACACTTCGGCCATCGACAGCGCAGGCGTGAAGCCCATCGAGCCGATTCTTGCCCGCATCGACGCCGTGAAATCGAAGCAGGAGCTGGCCGGACTCGCGGCGTGGCTGCAGATGCAGGGTATCTCTTCCTTCTTCGGTTTCGGCAGCGACCAGGACTATAAAGACGCCACGCAGCAGATCGCCGAAGTCGACCAGCAGCAGCTTGGCCTGCCGGAAAAAGGCTACTACGACCGCACCGATGCCGATTCCGTAAAGCTGCGCCAGCAATATCAGCAGCACATCGCGCAGACCTTCGTACTGCTGGGCGAGAGCCAGGAGCAGGCATCGAAGAATGCGGCTACAGTGCTCCGCCTCGAGACCGCCCTGGCCGCTGCCTCGCTCAGCACCGTCGAGCGGCGCGATCCGCAGAATGTCTATCACAAGACGGAGCTCACCGCGTTCGACGGTTCGCTCTCGAATTTCGGCTTCGATCGCTTTCTGCGCGGCGTCGATACGCCCGCGGTGTCTTCGTTGAACGTGACTTCGCCGGTCTACTTCGCGGCGCTGAACAAGCTGCTTGGCGAAACCAGCCTCCCTGAGCTGAAGACCTACCTGCGCTGGACAGCGATCCGCCAGCTGCCGTCGACGGCGCTGCCGCATGCGCTCGACGAAGAGAGCTTCGCCTTCTACGGCCGCATCCTCTCCGGCCAGCCCGAGCAGCAGCCGCGCTGGAAGCGGTGCACCCGCGCCGTCGACGGCGCACTCGGCGAAGCCCTTGGCCAGGTCTACGTCGCGCAGCGCTTCAGCCCCGCGGACAAGGCGCGGACGCTCGAGCTGACGAAGGATATCGAGGCCGCGATGGATCGCGACATCGATCAGCTCTCGTGGATGAGCGCGGAGACCAAGGTGCGCGCCAAGGAGAAGCTGCATGGCGTAGCCAACAAGATCGGCTATCCCGATCAGTGGCGCGATTATTCCTCGCTCGAGGTGAAGCGTGGTGATGCGCTCGGCAACGAGGAGCACGCGGCGGCCTTCGAAACGCATCGCCAGATTGCGAAGATCGGCAAGCGTGTCGACCACGGCGAGTGGGACATGAGCCCGCCAACCGTCAACGCCTACTACAATCCGCAGATGAATGACATCAACTTCCCGGCCGGCATCCTGCAGCCTCCGTACTTCGATGCCACGCAGGACGACGCGGTGAACTATGGCGACGCAGGCGGGGTGATCGGCCATGAGCTCACGCACGGCTTCGACGACGAAGGCCGCCAGTTCGATGCCAAGGGCAACCTGCTGAACTGGTGGACGCCCGACGACGCGAAGCAGTTTACCGAGCGTGCCGGCTGCGTGGTCAACGAGTTCAACGGCTTTGTTGCGGTCGGCGATCTGCACGTGAACGGACAACTCACGCTTGGCGAGAATCTCGCCGACCTTGGCGGCTTGAAGCTTGCGTTTCTCGCCTATCTCGACCGCGCGCAGAAGGCCGGCTTAGACCTGACGAAGAGGGGCGGCCCCGAGTACGGCGGACTCACGCCGGAGCAGCAGTTCTTCGTCTCCTACGGGCAGGGCTGGTGCCAGAACAATCGTCCTGAGAACTTGAAGCTGCGCGTGCAGACCGATCCGCACTCTCCTGAGGAGTTCCGCGTGAATGGTGTGGTCGTGAACCTGCCGCAGTTCCAGAAGGCTTTCGCCTGCAAGACCGGACAGCCCATGGCACCAGCCCAACGCTGCTCCATCTGGTGAGGACTGGCCGTCCAGGCCTTTCGCCTTCGGCCTCCGCTCCCGTTGGTCGCGATCAGGGGTTCTTACCAAGTGCCGGGGAGCCTCGACGGCGGGGAGTTGGGTTCACCACAACACACTATGGAATCCGTACCTTCCCACCCAAGCGGAGCTTGGATGGGGCACCCGGATATCCTAGAAGCATCCCTTTGCACAGGAACACGCTTTGCCAGTTGCCTCTCCCACATCGTCATCCCGCACCGCCAGCACCGCACTCGGCTACGGAGCCTGCGCGCTGGCGGGAACGCTCTGGGGTACGGGCTTTTACTTCGGCAAGATCGCGCTCACGGCGATGGGCGTGGGGCACATGGTGCTCTACCGCTTCCTCTTCGCGCTGCTCGGGCTCGCGCCGCTCATGCGCCGTCCGAACCTTAACCGCCGCGAGTGGCAGCTGCTTCTGCTGGCCAGCTTTCTTGGAATTCCGGTGCAGTTTCTGCTGCAGTTCTGGGGGCTTGCGCTCACCACCGTCAGCCACGCCGCGCTCATGGTGGGAACCATGCCGGTGATCCTCGCCGTCGGTGCCGTGATCTTCACCCATGAACGTCTTGATATCAAGGGATGGTTCGCCCTCGCCGGCTCCACCACCGGCGTCGTGCTCATCACCCTCAGCAGCGTGCACGGCGCGGCGGGCACGCATGGGGCTGGACATGGAGTTGGGCATGGGCCCTCGCTCGCGGGCGATCTGCTGGTTGTGCTCTCGCTGGTCATCGCGCTGGGCTGGCTGCTGATCAACCGTCACCTGATGCAGAGCCACTCCGCGATCACCATCACCGCGTGGGGCATTCTTGCCGGAGTGCTCATGCTGGCGCTGATGGTCATCCCCTTTGCCGGATGGCCACCGGTGCATGCGGTCAGCAGCCGTGTGTGGTTCGCGCTCATCGCCAGCGGCCTTTTCTGCACCGCGCTCACCACGTTCCTCTGGAACTGGGGCATTCGCCATGTGCCCGCCTCACGCGCCGGTGTCTTCCTCAACATCGAGCCCGCGCTCGGCTCCATTCTGGGCGTGGAGTTGATGGGCGACAAGCTCGGGCCATGGACATGGGCCGGAGGCGCGCTGATCCTCACCGCCGCTATCGTGCTCACGACGACCGGACGTGCAGAGGCGGAGATGCTGCTGGAATAGGCTTCTACTGCTGTTTCTTCGAGTCCTCAGTTGCTCCCTGAGCAGCGAGCGAACCCACTGCATTCAGTTGCGCCTGCAAATGGATATTAGGTCCCGCAATCATCATGGTTTTACTCCATGATTCGTACCCAGTCTTCTTGACCGCAATCTCGTGCTTTCCATATGCGATGGATATCTGAGAGGGTGTATTACCTACAAACGCACCATCAACCTCGATATCGCAGTTGGGCACATTCGCATCGACCGCAAGCTGCGATGTCACTGCCTGAGCAACAGCCACCGGAACCGCCGACGGATTCAACTTCGCCATATCCAGCACCATGTCTCCATCAACATAGGCGGTAATCTCAGTACCCTTCGGAATCGTGATGTCCTTGCCGTGAATAAAGAGGAAAAGTGGTGCTGCAGGGAAGAACACAATACTTGTAGCCACAATGGCACCTGTCATCGCTCCGACATGCCCTCCGCCCTTGCCACCTTCCGTTGCACGGAGCGTAGCCTTTTCCCCATCTACGAGACGTGCGCTATCGATATTGACATTCAGCTTTCCTGCGCGCCCCATGCTCTTCTTGTGCTCTGCTTCTGTGACAGTCGCCAGCGCGAGACCGCCCTTAGGAATGACTACTTGACCATCGACGCGTATCTCCTCAACGACCTCGAAATCGACCTCATCTCCCACCTTCGCATCAGCAGAAGACAACGTACGGCCCAACTTCAATTTGATCGGAGTGCCATCCAGCAGAGTATTTGGCTTGGGAGGCTGCTGCGGTTGCGCATTCGGAGATGAGCTCTCCTGAACAGGTTTAACAGAAGAAGTGCTCTTATCTTGGGCTATCAGGTACGTGCTGGCAGAGAGAAGAGAAATACACGAAAAGACAGAGACGAACTTTCGCACCACGAATCACCGGCCTGCTATCTGGATGTGTGGGGGTGCAGTCACGATAGCAGCGCTTACAGGAAAAGAAAATTAACGAATAAGGTAATGACTTCGCAATTAACGGAATCCGATTATGCAGAGACTATGGATTCCGCAAGCACAATCATTGACGATAGCCGCCTCAGGGAGGAATGCTCTGGTTCTTCTTTAGATAGAAAACAGAACTGATTCGCGACCAGCGGGAGCGGGTGCCGCAGGCGCAAGGCCTGGACGGCCAGTCCCGCCCTGCGCGGAGCAGCTATGCGAAGCGGGCGCGTCCGGCCTTTTGGCGGAAGTCGTCGCCGCGCATCTCGATCGTCACGCACATCTCGGCCAGGCGCGAGCGCATACGCTCACCGATGCGGTCGCCGAGCGTTTCTTCGCGCATGGCACGTTGCGCGCCGGTAGCTGCGCCGCCGGGCGCGGCGTCGGGGTAGTTGGTCGTGATGATAGTGGTGCGCTTGTCGTTGTAGCGCGTATTCAGAATGTGCGCGACCGTATCCCACACCCACTCTGTCGGCTTTGAGGCACCCAGCTCATCGAGCACCAGCACCTCGGCCTCGAAGACCGGCCGCAGGATTTCGAGCTCGGTAGTAAGCACCTGTGGATTGTAGGAGTGCTGAATCTCCTTGAGCAGCTCGCGATAATCGCAGAAGAGCCCGCGCACGCCCTTCTCGGTGATGAGCGATTGCAGAATACCCACGGAGAGATGCGTCTTGCCTACGCCGATCGAGCCGGTAAGCAGCAGGCCCTTGCCCTCGGTTGCCAGCGGGTAGCTGTCGACGAAGCGCTGCGCCATCATGTAGGCGGCCCGCAGCGAGGCATCTGCCTGGGGAAACAGCGCGTAGGTTTCGAGCGCGCAATGTTCATAGCGTTTCGGGATGCCGGCACGCTCCAGAAGAGAAAGACGACGACGCTCGAAGCGGCAGTCGCAGGGCTCGGCAACACGGCGGCCGTTCTTATCCAGAACAACCACCATGCCCATGCCATCGCACTTGGGACAGGGTTCCGTCATGACCTGCATTCAGTATCGCAGGCCAGTGCACGGACTGCGAAGCGTGGAAAACAAAGATCGGAAAACGAGGGAAACGGATGCCGGCGCCGGTTTCTGCAACTGGAGGCATGGGCGACACTAAGACAAAAGGACCGGATACCTTGCGGTCTCCGGTCCTTTTGCTCTCCAACCCGGCGCAGCCTGCCTCAGTTCGAGGCCACACTGCTGGTCACCCAGCTACTGAAGCCGCTGGGATCGGTCTCCACATTGTGTCCTTCGCCCCAGTCTTCCCAGGAATTCACATAGCTCGTGCCCCTGAGATTCTCGAGCGCGGTAGCCAGGTCCACAATGATGTAGGCCGAGGTATCCGTGGCGATGGTTCCGTCGCGAATGTACCAGTACTTTGCCACACCGCTGGTATCGCCACTCGAGATGGCATTCGTGATGAAGTACATCGGGTTCATCATGTCGACCAGCGTCTGCATGCTGCTGGAAATATCCGTATCATCCATCGCTTCGCTGGTGTAGTCAGTGAAATGCCGCGGGCTGCCGGTGCTGCAATTGGTTCCCGAATAGGTGCTGGCCGTACCCGAGGGATTGCCGAACTCCAACGCTTCCGCCGGACAACTGGTGTTCACCACTGTGTCGTAGTAAGACGACGAAGAGGTGATATCGAAGAACGCGTCAAAGGCCGGCGCGCTCTTTCCTCTTGTCCCGATGGAATTTGCTACGTAATTTGCGAAGGTGAACGTACAGGTGTAGCCGTAAGTACTGGAGCTGCTCGCAGCGCAAGTGGCATAGCTCGGCGCAGAGGAAGTACCGTTGCTCTCGACATATTTCTCGAGTGACGGCTCCATATATTCCTCAAGAATGTATTCGGTGATGTTGCTTGAGGTGAGCGTGCCCAGGCTGCCTCGCTTGTCGGTGAGTTCCAGGTCATTCTGGTAGGTTTCGAACTCGGAGATCAACGCGCTCGACACCGTCGAATTCACCGTGCTGCCGCTGTATTCGAGGCTGCTGTATTCCTCTTCATAGGCGCCGTCGGCATGATCCAGGTTGGTGATCGGCGACCAGGCGCCCACAGCGAAGATGTTGTCATCGG harbors:
- the hrcA gene encoding heat-inducible transcriptional repressor HrcA; the encoded protein is MPSDLRISSRERLVLTSIIESYIATGQPVGSGAVARQLGNKEGMSAATIRNLMASLDEAGLLDQPHTSAGRIPTPQAFRFYVEQLASPARLGPLAPERIEQIHDTFAGVNTSQQFLERTSHMLALISSGVGVAISTAAETQTLEHIHFSRLGAGRVLAVVVTMEGTVQDRVLSLDRDLSLAELEFSARYLNENFHGWGVDRIQLELARRLEAERSEYDRLMHSLEELYRKGALESEASAAVSIFIEGTANLLASEIDRGRLQTMLHALEAKERLISLLNAYVDARQQNVRVVVGLEETLPGLHNVVLIGAPARIGAENIGTLAVIAPTRIQYEQTIGAVSYLAQLSDRLFPSSQ
- a CDS encoding M13 family metallopeptidase; translated protein: MHLSFPARLAAAALAFSFVPALHAQSSETKTLKALDPKLMDTSVDPCVNFYQYSCGGWLKQNPIPSDRSSYGRDSELMDQNELVLKAILEKAAADSAGRTANEQKIGDYYATCMDTSAIDSAGVKPIEPILARIDAVKSKQELAGLAAWLQMQGISSFFGFGSDQDYKDATQQIAEVDQQQLGLPEKGYYDRTDADSVKLRQQYQQHIAQTFVLLGESQEQASKNAATVLRLETALAAASLSTVERRDPQNVYHKTELTAFDGSLSNFGFDRFLRGVDTPAVSSLNVTSPVYFAALNKLLGETSLPELKTYLRWTAIRQLPSTALPHALDEESFAFYGRILSGQPEQQPRWKRCTRAVDGALGEALGQVYVAQRFSPADKARTLELTKDIEAAMDRDIDQLSWMSAETKVRAKEKLHGVANKIGYPDQWRDYSSLEVKRGDALGNEEHAAAFETHRQIAKIGKRVDHGEWDMSPPTVNAYYNPQMNDINFPAGILQPPYFDATQDDAVNYGDAGGVIGHELTHGFDDEGRQFDAKGNLLNWWTPDDAKQFTERAGCVVNEFNGFVAVGDLHVNGQLTLGENLADLGGLKLAFLAYLDRAQKAGLDLTKRGGPEYGGLTPEQQFFVSYGQGWCQNNRPENLKLRVQTDPHSPEEFRVNGVVVNLPQFQKAFACKTGQPMAPAQRCSIW
- a CDS encoding DMT family transporter yields the protein MPVASPTSSSRTASTALGYGACALAGTLWGTGFYFGKIALTAMGVGHMVLYRFLFALLGLAPLMRRPNLNRREWQLLLLASFLGIPVQFLLQFWGLALTTVSHAALMVGTMPVILAVGAVIFTHERLDIKGWFALAGSTTGVVLITLSSVHGAAGTHGAGHGVGHGPSLAGDLLVVLSLVIALGWLLINRHLMQSHSAITITAWGILAGVLMLALMVIPFAGWPPVHAVSSRVWFALIASGLFCTALTTFLWNWGIRHVPASRAGVFLNIEPALGSILGVELMGDKLGPWTWAGGALILTAAIVLTTTGRAEAEMLLE
- a CDS encoding PEGA domain-containing protein, with the protein product MRKFVSVFSCISLLSASTYLIAQDKSTSSVKPVQESSSPNAQPQQPPKPNTLLDGTPIKLKLGRTLSSADAKVGDEVDFEVVEEIRVDGQVVIPKGGLALATVTEAEHKKSMGRAGKLNVNIDSARLVDGEKATLRATEGGKGGGHVGAMTGAIVATSIVFFPAAPLFLFIHGKDITIPKGTEITAYVDGDMVLDMAKLNPSAVPVAVAQAVTSQLAVDANVPNCDIEVDGAFVGNTPSQISIAYGKHEIAVKKTGYESWSKTMMIAGPNIHLQAQLNAVGSLAAQGATEDSKKQQ
- a CDS encoding ATP-binding protein — protein: MTEPCPKCDGMGMVVVLDKNGRRVAEPCDCRFERRRLSLLERAGIPKRYEHCALETYALFPQADASLRAAYMMAQRFVDSYPLATEGKGLLLTGSIGVGKTHLSVGILQSLITEKGVRGLFCDYRELLKEIQHSYNPQVLTTELEILRPVFEAEVLVLDELGASKPTEWVWDTVAHILNTRYNDKRTTIITTNYPDAAPGGAATGAQRAMREETLGDRIGERMRSRLAEMCVTIEMRGDDFRQKAGRARFA